Part of the Gemmatimonadaceae bacterium genome is shown below.
GTCTGCGCCGTGCTCGGGTCGCTGCTGCTCGCGCTGACGTATGTGCCGGCGGTGTCGGCATGGGCCCTGCGCGATGGGGAAGCGGAGCCAGCGCCGTGGCTGGAGCGGCTCACGGCTCGCTATCGGCGGCTGCTCGATCGCGTGCTGGCGCGGCCGCTGCCCATTGTCGTCACGGCGGCCGTGGTCGTGGTGGTCTCCGTGTTCTCGCTGACGCGCATCGGTACCGAGTTCATGCCCAAGCTCGATGAAGGATCGATTCTGATCACGACGCGGCGCATGCCGAGCATCGATCTGGCCGACGCCACGCGCCTCTCCACGGCGGCCGAGCGCATTCTGCGCACGTTCCCGGAAGTCGTCACGGTGGTCACCAAGGAAGGGCGCCCGGATCTCGCGACCGAGGCGATGGGGCTCTTCGAAGGCGACATGTACGTGATCCTCAAGGACCGCAGCGAGTGGAAGACCGCGCACGACCGCGAGGGGCTCGTGGCCGCCTTCGATTCGGCGCTGGCCGTGGTGCCGGGGCTCGAGGTGTCGTTCACGCAGCCACTCGCGATGCGATTGGATGAAGCCGAGAGCGGCATCAAGACCGATCTCGGGGTGAAGGTGGTCGGCCCGAGCATCGAGCAGAACCAGGCGATCGCCGAGCGCATTCGGCGGATCATTGCGGGCGTGAGTGGCTCGGCTGACGTGGGCGTGGAGATCGCGGACGGCACCGGTCAGGTGCGGATGCAGATCCGACGCGAGGCGCTGGCACAGTACGGCGTGTCGGTGGCCGATGTACGCGATGCGATCGATCTCGCGATGGGATCGCAGACGGCCGCCGAGCTGATCGATGGCTTCCGCCGCGTAAGCATCGTGGTGACGCTCCCCGAGCCGTTTCGCGTGGACGCGGCGGCGATCGGCCGCCTGACGCTGCGCGCACCGGGTGGCGAGCTTGTGCCGCTGTCGGCGGTCGCGGAGATCCAGAGCACGACGGGCCCGGAGCTGATCGGGCATGAGGATGCGCAGCGCCGTTCGCTGGTGCTCAGCAACGTGCGTGGGCGGGACCTCGGCAGCTTCGTGCAGGAAGTGCGAACGCGGGTCGCAGCGGACGTCACACTACCGCCGGGCGTCTTTCTCGAGTGGGGTGGGCAGTATGAGAACCAGCAGCGGGCGATGTCCCGGCTCGCGATCGTCGTGCCCGCAGCGCTGCTGCTGATCTTCGGGTTGCTCTACCTGTCGTTCCGCTCCATTCCCCAGGCGGTGCTGGTCCTGTCGAACGTGCCGTTCGCCCTGGTGGGGGGCATCGCCGCGCTCTGGCTGCGCGGGCTCAATCTCAACCTGTCGGCGAGCATCGGCTTCATTGCGCTCTTCGGCATTGCCGTGCTCAACGGCGTCGTGATGGTGGAGCATCTCAATCATCTGCGGCACAGCGACCATCTCGATGATGCCACGGTGCTGGGGCGTGTGCGCCGTGGCGCCGCCGACCGGCTGCGCCCGGTCCTCATGACGGCGCTGGTGGCGAGCCTCGGGTTTGTGCCGATGGCGCTGTCCACCAGCCCCGGCAGCGAGGTGCAACGCCCGCTGGCGAGTGTGGTGATCGGCGGGCTGATCACCTCTACCGTGCTGACGCTGTTCCTGCTGCCCGTGCTCTACGCCTGGCTTGAGGCGCGCCGGCCGCACAAGGCGCACGCGCCGGCGGCGACTCCGGTGCCCGTGCCGGCGTGAGCCCGTGGCGGGTCCACCACCGCTGAATCAACGGCACGAAGGGCTGGATGGTCACGACGCAGCACGTCGTGTCCGTCCAGCCCTTCGTGCTCTCAATGCGAC
Proteins encoded:
- a CDS encoding CusA/CzcA family heavy metal efflux RND transporter, whose protein sequence is MRTLIHFALKRKGVIVGLTLGLMAAGLYALQHVPFDAFPDLTGTRVEVITVAPGMAPEEVERLVTYPIESTLMGVPGAEGVRSVSKFGLSLVTVPFPDKMDVYFARQLVQQRLNDAKGALPAGVEPALGPVSTPMGELYQYVLTSDSLSLTELKTLHDYVVRPRLRTVPGVSEVNSWGGLTERVDVEVDPVRLAARRLSLTDVQRALANNTLAFGGSYLEQGGERYTLRGLGRVENVAEVERVVVGSYLGAPVRVGDVARVKLGALPRNGAVTKDGAGEVVSGMVLKLKGADSRQVIADVRARMEEIKKSLPKHVTVTPFYDQTELVARTSRTIVKNLIEGGLLVIAVLFLFLRNVRAALIVASVIPISMLIAFIGMALFGYSANLMSLGALDFGLIVDASVVMIESFIRRIEAHRDMHRLGLFERAAVEVGRPILFGIAIIVAVYIPIFTLDGMEGRMFKPMAFTVVCAVLGSLLLALTYVPAVSAWALRDGEAEPAPWLERLTARYRRLLDRVLARPLPIVVTAAVVVVVSVFSLTRIGTEFMPKLDEGSILITTRRMPSIDLADATRLSTAAERILRTFPEVVTVVTKEGRPDLATEAMGLFEGDMYVILKDRSEWKTAHDREGLVAAFDSALAVVPGLEVSFTQPLAMRLDEAESGIKTDLGVKVVGPSIEQNQAIAERIRRIIAGVSGSADVGVEIADGTGQVRMQIRREALAQYGVSVADVRDAIDLAMGSQTAAELIDGFRRVSIVVTLPEPFRVDAAAIGRLTLRAPGGELVPLSAVAEIQSTTGPELIGHEDAQRRSLVLSNVRGRDLGSFVQEVRTRVAADVTLPPGVFLEWGGQYENQQRAMSRLAIVVPAALLLIFGLLYLSFRSIPQAVLVLSNVPFALVGGIAALWLRGLNLNLSASIGFIALFGIAVLNGVVMVEHLNHLRHSDHLDDATVLGRVRRGAADRLRPVLMTALVASLGFVPMALSTSPGSEVQRPLASVVIGGLITSTVLTLFLLPVLYAWLEARRPHKAHAPAATPVPVPA